A genomic region of Pseudomonas migulae contains the following coding sequences:
- a CDS encoding dipeptidase has translation MKPTHAQTDIFEPIQWEAHACLPLLPGQDMSGLGRYRDAGFHHVSVNVGMDMTPFPDVIRVLAGFRHWLAQHEDDYLLAGTVADIQRARDQRKLAVSFDLEGSNMLQQDVAMVGLFARLGVRQMLLAYNRDNSCAGGCHGAGGGLTPLGREVVSEINRSGIVMDCSHASKRSSLEVMELSQRPVIFSHTNVKAIHDHPRTIDDEQILACAAQDGVIGLTGLGIFLGDPDASVAAFIRQIDYLAERVGTRHIGLGLDTELQPDHRDLPAGVDENDWWPEQHYGHMNGHRQLQPAALDQVARELKRLGYSESDVHNIYGENFLRVAQSTWPLPETR, from the coding sequence ATGAAACCCACGCACGCACAAACAGATATCTTCGAGCCAATCCAATGGGAAGCTCACGCTTGCCTGCCGTTGCTTCCCGGGCAGGACATGTCTGGCTTGGGGCGTTACCGCGATGCCGGCTTTCATCACGTTTCAGTCAACGTGGGGATGGACATGACGCCGTTTCCTGACGTGATCCGAGTGCTCGCCGGCTTCCGGCACTGGCTGGCGCAACACGAAGACGACTATCTTCTGGCGGGTACGGTCGCGGATATCCAGCGCGCCCGTGACCAGCGCAAGCTGGCGGTCTCTTTCGATCTCGAAGGTTCGAACATGCTGCAACAGGACGTCGCTATGGTCGGGTTGTTCGCCAGACTGGGTGTTCGCCAAATGTTGCTGGCCTACAATCGCGATAACAGCTGCGCCGGTGGATGTCATGGCGCGGGCGGCGGTTTGACCCCTCTGGGCCGCGAGGTGGTGAGCGAAATCAACAGGTCCGGCATCGTCATGGATTGCTCCCACGCCAGCAAACGTTCAAGCCTGGAGGTCATGGAGCTCTCGCAGCGGCCGGTGATCTTCTCCCATACCAATGTGAAGGCCATCCACGACCACCCGCGCACGATCGACGACGAACAGATCCTCGCGTGTGCTGCCCAGGATGGCGTGATCGGCCTCACAGGCCTGGGGATTTTTCTGGGCGACCCCGACGCTTCGGTCGCCGCCTTCATTCGGCAAATCGATTACCTGGCCGAGCGAGTCGGGACCCGGCACATCGGCCTCGGCCTGGACACCGAACTGCAGCCCGATCACCGAGACCTGCCTGCGGGCGTGGACGAGAACGATTGGTGGCCAGAGCAGCATTACGGGCACATGAACGGCCATCGCCAATTACAGCCAGCAGCCCTCGATCAGGTAGCTCGGGAGTTGAAACGGCTGGGCTACAGCGAGTCGGATGTTCACAACATCTACGGCGAGAATTTCCTGCGCGTGGCGCAATCCACGTGGCCGTTGCCTGAAACCCGTTGA
- a CDS encoding MarR family winged helix-turn-helix transcriptional regulator translates to MVIEKKINTASVSMKSLHPLDHALELLHFGFRGLTIKADQFLATRDLSRVHHRILYIIARADEINVGDMAMTLGISKQALHRPLKHLIDQELVCFSRSPERHRFKLLALTEAGRAVEQTATELERQTLDQAFRKVGIEGQEAWTSVMASLADNLN, encoded by the coding sequence ATGGTCATTGAAAAGAAGATAAACACCGCATCGGTCAGCATGAAGTCGCTGCATCCACTCGATCATGCGCTTGAGTTGCTGCATTTCGGATTTCGCGGGCTGACCATCAAGGCCGATCAGTTTCTGGCGACGCGCGACTTGTCTCGCGTGCATCACCGAATTCTCTACATCATCGCCCGGGCAGATGAGATCAATGTCGGTGATATGGCGATGACATTAGGCATCAGCAAGCAAGCGTTGCATCGACCTCTCAAACACTTGATCGATCAGGAACTGGTGTGTTTCAGCCGCTCCCCGGAGCGCCATCGTTTCAAGCTGCTGGCGCTCACGGAAGCGGGTAGGGCCGTGGAGCAGACCGCCACTGAACTGGAGCGACAGACTCTGGATCAAGCCTTTCGCAAAGTAGGGATTGAAGGGCAGGAGGCCTGGACGTCCGTCATGGCGTCACTGGCAGACAATCTGAACTGA
- a CDS encoding LysR family transcriptional regulator codes for MDWDDLRVFLAIVRTGSLGAAAKQLGVSHPTVGRRLHVLEQHSGQVFFRRTGQGLVLTDSGEKILGLAEEMERNALSIERHLAGDSDQPEGLLRISSADWFACHVLAPVLSELSRRYPLIVPEVIAGHRLFDLTRRDADIAFRIVPFTEPDIVQRRLTTLSYGLYAAADLPFSPSRSGEGLGLILMSTAQAHYPDVLWLKEMFPRANTVLTSSSRTVQAQMCARGLGVAVLPRALGDQLTALRRVDVGSEPPGRDIWMGYHHDMRQMDRLRALANLAGEMIGT; via the coding sequence ATGGACTGGGACGACTTACGCGTCTTTCTGGCGATAGTCCGTACCGGCTCGCTGGGCGCTGCTGCGAAGCAACTTGGTGTTAGTCATCCCACCGTAGGGCGGCGGCTTCACGTTCTTGAGCAGCACAGTGGACAGGTTTTTTTCCGCCGCACCGGGCAAGGCCTGGTATTGACGGACAGCGGTGAAAAAATTCTGGGGCTGGCCGAGGAAATGGAGCGAAACGCTCTTTCCATTGAGCGACACCTGGCGGGCGACAGCGATCAACCTGAGGGGCTGTTGCGGATTTCATCGGCTGACTGGTTCGCCTGCCATGTGCTGGCTCCAGTACTCAGCGAGCTGTCTCGACGGTACCCATTGATTGTTCCAGAGGTCATCGCCGGACATCGCCTGTTCGATCTGACTCGCCGTGATGCGGATATCGCCTTTCGCATCGTGCCGTTCACCGAACCGGACATCGTTCAACGTCGACTCACGACACTCAGCTATGGGCTCTACGCCGCGGCAGACCTGCCTTTCTCACCTTCCCGGAGCGGAGAAGGCCTCGGGTTGATCCTCATGAGCACAGCACAGGCTCACTATCCCGACGTGCTCTGGCTAAAGGAGATGTTTCCTCGCGCCAATACTGTGCTTACCAGCAGCAGCCGTACCGTGCAGGCGCAGATGTGCGCTCGCGGATTGGGTGTAGCGGTTCTGCCACGCGCGTTAGGCGATCAATTGACCGCCCTGAGACGGGTAGACGTCGGCAGTGAGCCGCCAGGACGTGATATCTGGATGGGGTATCACCACGACATGAGGCAGATGGACAGGCTGCGCGCCCTTGCGAATCTCGCTGGCGAAATGATCGGCACGTAG
- a CDS encoding MFS transporter — protein sequence MTSKQDSPPAADSRRWFAFAVLLIGAFLPPLDFFIVNVALPSIRSGLAITPAQVQWVISGYAASYAVFLITGGRLGDLLGRRRVFLAGIAGFGVSSLICGLASSSTMLISGRVLQGLSAAAMAPQGLASIHTLFPEHERSRALAVYGATIGFAAVVAQALGGLLISANVFDLQWRAIFLINLPIVVAVFIGGVPLLPDSRSKTPAPLDRIGVVLCALAVGLLVLPLVEGREAGWPWWLCLMLMSSPIVAAGFWRYETLLERRGGTPLVSPQLSRAPGLVAGLTGVLFFYVISAFFLTFSIYLQDALGATPLFCGLMFVPFGVGFLIGPLTTPFAIRLFGRFVPAIGMLLEVLGCLILSAAVATAPTGKSPGLAFVILAVGLLGFGQGWALPTLIRTVIDRAPPGGSGMISGVVNSALQISAALGVAVLGGVFYALAAPAQSPSSLADGFIATLLGIAVCLVFSALLSVHASMPRSPIATALSGVFGQPKP from the coding sequence ATGACATCCAAACAGGATTCTCCACCAGCAGCCGATTCTCGGCGATGGTTTGCTTTCGCTGTTCTTTTGATCGGCGCTTTTCTCCCGCCGCTGGACTTTTTCATTGTCAATGTTGCATTGCCATCAATTCGCAGCGGCCTGGCTATTACACCAGCGCAAGTCCAATGGGTCATTTCGGGCTATGCCGCGAGCTATGCCGTTTTCCTCATCACTGGAGGTCGATTGGGCGACCTGCTGGGCCGCCGCCGAGTGTTCTTGGCAGGCATCGCCGGGTTCGGCGTTTCGTCCCTGATTTGCGGACTTGCCAGCTCGTCGACGATGTTGATCAGCGGGCGCGTGTTGCAAGGATTAAGCGCTGCGGCAATGGCACCGCAAGGACTGGCGTCTATTCACACTCTATTTCCGGAACACGAACGTTCGCGTGCGTTAGCCGTATATGGCGCGACGATTGGCTTCGCGGCGGTGGTAGCCCAGGCGCTTGGGGGACTGCTGATTTCTGCAAATGTTTTCGACCTGCAATGGCGAGCGATTTTTTTGATTAACCTGCCTATTGTCGTAGCTGTATTTATTGGCGGAGTACCACTGCTTCCCGATTCCAGAAGTAAAACTCCGGCACCGTTAGATCGCATTGGCGTAGTCCTGTGTGCGCTGGCGGTCGGGCTGCTAGTGCTGCCGTTAGTTGAGGGCAGGGAAGCAGGGTGGCCTTGGTGGCTTTGCCTGATGCTAATGAGCTCGCCCATCGTCGCCGCTGGCTTTTGGCGCTACGAAACTTTGCTGGAGCGTCGAGGCGGCACACCACTGGTGAGTCCACAACTCAGCCGCGCACCTGGCTTGGTCGCCGGGCTGACGGGCGTCCTGTTCTTCTACGTGATATCAGCGTTTTTCTTAACGTTTTCGATTTACCTGCAAGATGCGCTAGGTGCAACGCCCCTATTCTGCGGCTTGATGTTCGTTCCCTTTGGCGTGGGCTTTCTGATCGGCCCTCTGACAACGCCCTTTGCAATCCGCTTGTTCGGCCGTTTTGTACCTGCCATAGGAATGCTGCTTGAGGTGCTCGGTTGTCTGATTCTGAGCGCTGCCGTTGCGACCGCGCCGACAGGCAAAAGCCCCGGCCTGGCGTTTGTGATTCTGGCCGTGGGGTTGCTCGGTTTCGGTCAGGGTTGGGCACTGCCAACACTCATTCGCACTGTTATAGATCGTGCGCCCCCAGGCGGATCGGGAATGATCTCCGGCGTCGTCAATTCGGCACTGCAGATCAGCGCCGCGCTGGGTGTGGCGGTCCTCGGGGGCGTTTTCTACGCACTGGCCGCTCCCGCACAGAGCCCTTCGTCGCTTGCTGACGGTTTCATCGCCACCCTGCTGGGCATCGCTGTTTGCCTGGTCTTTTCAGCGCTGTTGTCCGTCCATGCATCGATGCCCCGCTCACCAATAGCGACTGCTCTTTCCGGTGTCTTCGGTCAGCCCAAACCTTGA
- a CDS encoding nuclear transport factor 2 family protein → MNIKALAARLDRLESRLAIETLISAYANAFDRLNADLLQQIWHEDSTLDLPGFGAAGSRSDIISMAEQSWRQMPHMHHWMANPLIEIEGDIAVGTVAANCLFHDIEKGPVQVSGLYHDRFERRDGQWKFVSRRFELHYLTPLDEWVPIAGSEHFKPAFNL, encoded by the coding sequence ATGAACATCAAAGCACTGGCCGCACGACTGGATCGTCTTGAAAGTCGTCTGGCGATCGAAACGCTCATTTCTGCTTATGCGAATGCGTTCGACCGTTTGAATGCCGATCTATTGCAGCAGATCTGGCATGAGGATTCGACCCTGGACCTGCCCGGATTCGGAGCTGCGGGGAGTCGGAGCGACATCATTTCAATGGCTGAACAGAGCTGGCGACAGATGCCGCATATGCATCATTGGATGGCCAACCCTCTGATTGAGATTGAGGGCGACATCGCCGTTGGGACAGTGGCAGCCAATTGCCTGTTTCACGATATCGAGAAAGGTCCGGTGCAGGTCAGTGGCCTTTATCACGATAGGTTCGAACGTCGTGACGGCCAGTGGAAGTTTGTATCCCGGCGCTTCGAGTTGCACTACCTCACGCCACTCGATGAATGGGTTCCCATTGCAGGGAGCGAGCATTTCAAGCCAGCTTTTAACCTATGA
- a CDS encoding winged helix-turn-helix transcriptional regulator, with product MMDETSTHFYVPISQEQREICLGPEGSAWHVARVIKMIQSRWKLPILFRLYADPSIRTLQLKRDLPGVSQKMLTAHLRELARDGLIERVDFGEKPLRVEYQMSEMGRQLLPVLIAARRFSASYLPEADDSSKDA from the coding sequence ATGATGGATGAAACCAGTACGCACTTTTATGTGCCTATCAGTCAGGAACAACGTGAGATTTGTCTTGGGCCTGAGGGTTCGGCCTGGCACGTGGCTCGGGTGATCAAAATGATCCAGAGTCGATGGAAACTACCGATTCTGTTCAGGCTCTACGCCGACCCATCGATCCGCACGCTGCAATTGAAGCGCGATCTGCCAGGCGTTTCCCAGAAGATGCTGACGGCCCATCTGCGCGAACTGGCCAGGGATGGCTTGATCGAGCGAGTCGACTTCGGTGAAAAACCTCTGCGTGTCGAGTATCAGATGTCGGAAATGGGGCGCCAGCTTCTTCCGGTTCTTATTGCGGCGCGCAGATTTTCGGCAAGCTATTTACCCGAGGCTGACGATTCATCAAAGGACGCTTGA
- a CDS encoding SDR family NAD(P)-dependent oxidoreductase, producing the protein MSGKFINQVAVVTGGSTGIGFAIAKALLVEGAKRVYITGRSAATLDAAVTALGDKAVAVVSDVARQADLDSLKALIEGRDGQLDAVFANAGICEKNPVGETTEAAYYNMFDINVKGVFFTVQTLLPLMKDGSSIVLTASICSSNGMEGLSLYNASKAAVRSFARTWANELKGRKIRANVLSPGFTRTPLMDNGLKMDESQIEALKNHVGQIVPLGYMAQPEQIASSALFLASADASYVNGVELMVDGGLSQI; encoded by the coding sequence ATGTCTGGTAAATTTATCAATCAAGTAGCGGTCGTCACGGGCGGTTCGACTGGAATCGGCTTTGCGATTGCCAAAGCTCTGTTGGTCGAGGGCGCTAAACGCGTCTATATCACCGGACGCTCGGCGGCAACGTTGGACGCTGCGGTTACCGCACTGGGCGATAAAGCCGTGGCGGTAGTGTCTGATGTCGCTCGGCAGGCCGATCTCGATTCGCTCAAGGCATTGATCGAAGGACGGGACGGTCAACTCGACGCAGTGTTTGCCAATGCCGGTATATGCGAAAAAAACCCCGTGGGCGAAACGACTGAAGCCGCTTACTACAACATGTTCGATATTAACGTTAAGGGCGTATTTTTCACTGTTCAGACGCTGTTGCCGTTGATGAAGGATGGCTCGTCAATCGTTCTGACCGCTTCCATTTGTTCCAGTAACGGGATGGAAGGTCTGAGTCTTTACAATGCGTCAAAGGCTGCGGTGCGTTCATTTGCACGCACTTGGGCCAATGAGCTCAAAGGCCGAAAAATTCGCGCGAACGTGCTCAGCCCTGGCTTTACCAGAACACCGTTGATGGACAACGGACTGAAGATGGATGAAAGCCAGATCGAAGCACTCAAAAATCACGTAGGACAAATCGTGCCGCTAGGCTACATGGCCCAACCGGAACAAATAGCGTCGTCCGCACTTTTCCTTGCATCCGCTGACGCCAGTTATGTCAACGGCGTGGAACTGATGGTGGACGGTGGCCTCTCGCAAATCTAA
- a CDS encoding PaaI family thioesterase produces MTEHEISGLQALRALIRGEVPSSSIGQTMGLTAVAVSPGRITLEARPDDRHLNPAGAVHGGFSATCLDGAAALALFSTLETSTPHSTIDLNVKYVRPLRAGQIYRVEGWVVERTRSLAICDAQVVDEAGKLFAKATTTFAVSGG; encoded by the coding sequence ATGACCGAACACGAGATCTCTGGGTTGCAAGCGCTGCGTGCGCTGATTCGCGGGGAGGTCCCCTCCTCTTCTATCGGCCAGACGATGGGCCTGACCGCTGTAGCGGTAAGCCCTGGCAGAATTACTCTGGAGGCTCGGCCAGACGATCGTCACCTGAACCCGGCAGGTGCCGTGCATGGCGGTTTTTCTGCAACGTGCCTCGATGGCGCGGCGGCGTTGGCGTTGTTCTCAACACTGGAAACGTCCACTCCCCATTCAACGATCGACCTCAACGTCAAATACGTGCGGCCGCTGCGCGCCGGCCAGATCTACCGCGTCGAAGGTTGGGTCGTGGAGCGTACTCGGAGCCTGGCGATTTGCGATGCGCAAGTGGTCGATGAGGCGGGCAAGCTATTCGCCAAGGCCACCACCACGTTTGCAGTGTCTGGGGGCTGA
- a CDS encoding TetR/AcrR family transcriptional regulator has translation MTNYSNTFYEILNCARTLIIAGGYNGFSYADIAEFVGIRKASIHHHFPTKVDLVRTLVMRYREEAEVGMGEIERHCPAPEEQLRAYMGYWQSCIGDATKGYCVCALLATQIPVLPQEVVIEVRTHFRALSAWLTSVLERGSQQGSFMLSGDARAEAEAFMATVHGAMLSARAYGDPQMFGVITLPLIDRFLIKE, from the coding sequence ATGACTAACTACTCAAACACCTTTTACGAAATTCTCAACTGTGCCCGCACGCTTATTATCGCCGGCGGGTACAACGGTTTCAGCTATGCGGATATAGCCGAGTTTGTGGGTATTCGGAAAGCCAGTATTCACCACCACTTTCCTACCAAGGTGGATCTTGTACGCACGCTTGTTATGCGGTATCGAGAGGAAGCAGAAGTAGGAATGGGCGAAATAGAACGCCACTGTCCAGCCCCGGAAGAGCAACTGCGCGCCTATATGGGTTATTGGCAATCCTGCATAGGCGATGCAACAAAGGGCTACTGCGTCTGCGCATTACTGGCGACTCAGATCCCGGTATTACCGCAAGAGGTGGTGATAGAAGTGCGGACCCACTTTCGAGCGCTTTCCGCCTGGCTGACTTCCGTTCTTGAGCGGGGATCACAGCAAGGTAGTTTCATGTTGTCCGGCGATGCTCGCGCCGAGGCAGAGGCTTTCATGGCGACCGTTCATGGCGCGATGCTCTCGGCTCGTGCATACGGCGATCCCCAGATGTTTGGCGTGATTACGCTTCCGCTCATCGACAGGTTTCTTATCAAGGAATAA
- a CDS encoding zinc-dependent alcohol dehydrogenase, whose translation MKVLNVQSAGRLAWIEAPSPKLSSAHSALVRPIASASCDLDRRLIAGSTPFKPPFALGHECVAEVLKVGEAVLTVRRGDLVSVPWKIACGTCPQCLAGRATACTTVPRHAAYGVPAGGHWGGLFSEVVDVPFADAMLVPLPAGLNPLAVASASDNLTDAWVATSRPISTRPDARVLVVGGTESLGVLAVQMAVAAGAGSVDYLDDNEYRRDLALRSGASVELPTILDERYDVVVSATRDHESLHRGLLALAPGGHCSCIGIIFDDPKIPLFGMYLRDVTLSVGLCNVRPHIPKVFDLVSSGRCDPLMVSPTVVSPDEATEALLQPLAKCIMVRECIT comes from the coding sequence ATGAAAGTATTGAATGTTCAAAGTGCTGGCCGATTGGCCTGGATCGAGGCTCCGTCACCGAAGCTTTCCAGCGCCCACAGTGCGCTGGTCCGCCCTATAGCTTCCGCTTCCTGTGACCTGGACCGGCGACTGATTGCCGGTAGTACCCCCTTCAAACCGCCCTTTGCTTTAGGCCACGAATGTGTCGCGGAGGTGTTGAAAGTCGGTGAGGCCGTGCTGACCGTCCGCCGCGGCGACCTCGTTTCCGTTCCGTGGAAGATCGCGTGTGGAACCTGCCCTCAGTGCCTTGCCGGGCGTGCCACCGCATGCACGACAGTGCCGCGCCACGCGGCTTACGGTGTCCCGGCAGGCGGCCATTGGGGCGGGCTGTTTTCGGAAGTGGTAGACGTGCCATTTGCCGACGCGATGCTTGTCCCTTTGCCCGCCGGTCTCAACCCGCTGGCGGTGGCAAGCGCCAGTGACAACCTCACGGATGCCTGGGTAGCCACCAGCCGGCCGATCAGCACCAGGCCGGACGCCCGCGTTCTTGTAGTGGGAGGCACCGAAAGCCTCGGCGTGCTTGCTGTACAAATGGCCGTCGCCGCTGGAGCGGGTAGCGTCGATTATCTGGACGACAATGAATATCGTCGGGATCTCGCTCTGCGTAGCGGTGCCAGCGTCGAACTGCCCACGATACTTGACGAGCGTTACGACGTTGTCGTGTCCGCCACCCGTGATCATGAGTCGCTGCACCGTGGGCTGTTGGCACTGGCGCCGGGCGGACATTGCTCGTGCATCGGAATCATCTTCGACGATCCGAAGATTCCCCTTTTCGGCATGTACTTGCGCGACGTCACTCTGTCGGTGGGGCTGTGCAATGTACGCCCACACATTCCCAAGGTGTTCGACCTCGTCAGCAGCGGGCGCTGCGATCCTCTGATGGTAAGCCCTACCGTGGTCTCGCCCGATGAGGCAACCGAAGCGCTGCTTCAACCTCTCGCCAAGTGCATCATGGTGCGAGAGTGCATCACCTGA
- a CDS encoding dTMP kinase encodes MNRPLFVTLDGPKGAGKTTLLEAVTKALRADNKKVIRLCEKKSDPYRGETMTLVNKLVRNPTRDLELRVCERFADSRSWISRHVLTKQPPDSIILIDRWYPSDAAFRRLVPFAEILQLNIDRNVQVPDLHVGVVTDPDISWARAAARGRGLGSTVIHKLEEHVACTKAFEQAIADHGWVLCRNEGTIEDATMQVVSEIYRVLRCQ; translated from the coding sequence ATGAATCGTCCGCTGTTTGTTACTCTGGATGGGCCCAAGGGAGCCGGCAAAACCACACTGTTGGAAGCCGTGACGAAAGCACTTCGGGCAGACAACAAAAAGGTTATCCGGCTTTGCGAGAAGAAAAGCGATCCCTATCGGGGTGAAACAATGACCCTCGTTAACAAGCTCGTCCGAAATCCCACCCGGGATCTGGAACTGAGGGTTTGCGAGCGCTTTGCTGATAGCCGTAGCTGGATTTCCCGGCACGTGCTGACTAAACAGCCACCAGACAGCATCATCCTGATCGATCGCTGGTACCCGTCTGATGCCGCGTTTCGCCGGTTAGTCCCGTTTGCAGAGATTCTACAGTTGAACATTGATCGAAACGTGCAAGTGCCAGACCTGCATGTCGGGGTTGTCACCGATCCTGATATTTCGTGGGCAAGGGCTGCGGCACGAGGGCGTGGGCTAGGCAGTACTGTGATCCATAAGCTGGAAGAACATGTCGCTTGTACAAAGGCGTTCGAGCAAGCAATTGCAGATCACGGCTGGGTTTTATGCCGTAACGAAGGAACGATCGAAGACGCAACGATGCAGGTGGTTTCCGAGATCTATAGAGTCCTTCGGTGCCAGTAG
- a CDS encoding alpha/beta fold hydrolase gives MNIGFVGVGSMGQAMIPLLVQAGHRVSAWNRSADALSGLSEIDVLASAVTAFQEPVVISMLADDTAVREVLLASAALKTACDGCIHIVMSTLSPALMEQLQKEHDEAGLVFIAAPVFGIPAVAAKGQLNILAAGPDAAIERVQPLFDVLGKKTWRLGDQPVQACIAKIAGNMMIAQAIESLAEASLLAEQYGLGASVFIEFVTQTLFACPSYQRYGQNIVSDRYEPGFKLSLGLKDVNLALQAAEGRGLSLPAAGVVRSRMDAAEASGLGSKDWSVFATMAKRPQAAAPTSEPWHTNPLKRSRRGNFWITGERVVKEGKRFQCGPMYVEWESPELVTQPYPVVLIHGGTLQSTEWFDTPDGRPGWAQRFVESGYVVFCVDRPGHGRSPYHSEILGPMGPAFSYERAREVYFPEGGSETQWPFAADDDSTFDAFIAGYGPMPADLAASQTMDADRLAQLLDRIGKAIIVTHSASGPDGWLLADRRPGLIAAIVAVEPMGPVFGDTPGIGALDWGLTAASITFDPPRASAQEVQAADPSTLQIPALKGIPVALLTGETSKFATFATTIVPFLRTAGACVDHLDLPAFGIHGNGHGLIYERNSDEALGVVLRWLSHSLQRVNQAQPDSVE, from the coding sequence ATGAATATCGGGTTTGTAGGTGTCGGAAGCATGGGGCAAGCCATGATTCCGTTGCTCGTGCAGGCGGGACATCGGGTAAGCGCATGGAATCGCAGTGCCGACGCGCTTTCCGGGTTAAGTGAAATCGATGTGCTTGCGTCTGCGGTGACCGCATTTCAAGAGCCGGTGGTCATCAGCATGCTTGCCGATGACACGGCAGTGCGCGAGGTCTTGCTGGCGTCAGCGGCATTGAAAACTGCCTGCGACGGCTGCATCCATATCGTCATGTCGACGCTGTCGCCAGCGTTGATGGAGCAGCTGCAGAAAGAACATGACGAGGCGGGTCTGGTGTTCATTGCCGCGCCGGTTTTCGGCATACCTGCTGTCGCGGCCAAGGGTCAACTGAACATTCTGGCGGCCGGACCTGATGCAGCCATTGAGCGCGTTCAGCCACTGTTTGATGTGCTCGGCAAAAAGACCTGGAGGCTGGGTGATCAGCCCGTGCAGGCCTGCATCGCAAAAATCGCGGGCAACATGATGATCGCCCAGGCCATCGAATCGTTGGCTGAAGCGAGCTTGCTCGCTGAGCAATATGGCCTTGGCGCGTCAGTATTCATCGAATTCGTCACCCAGACACTGTTCGCTTGCCCCAGCTACCAGCGCTATGGGCAAAACATAGTCAGCGATCGCTACGAACCAGGTTTCAAGCTGTCCCTTGGTTTGAAGGACGTGAATCTTGCATTGCAGGCAGCCGAGGGGAGGGGGCTCAGCCTGCCCGCCGCGGGTGTGGTGCGTTCGAGAATGGACGCCGCCGAAGCGAGCGGACTGGGTAGCAAGGACTGGTCGGTGTTTGCGACCATGGCTAAACGTCCTCAAGCGGCTGCGCCAACGTCAGAGCCGTGGCACACGAATCCGCTCAAGCGTTCTCGTCGGGGAAATTTCTGGATCACCGGCGAGCGGGTCGTCAAAGAGGGCAAGCGATTCCAGTGCGGCCCGATGTACGTGGAGTGGGAGTCCCCAGAGCTGGTTACCCAACCGTATCCCGTGGTGCTGATACATGGCGGCACCCTGCAGTCCACTGAATGGTTCGATACACCGGACGGCCGCCCCGGCTGGGCGCAGCGTTTCGTTGAGTCCGGTTACGTCGTGTTTTGTGTCGACAGGCCTGGCCACGGGCGTTCCCCGTATCACTCGGAAATACTAGGACCGATGGGGCCGGCGTTTTCTTATGAGCGTGCCCGAGAGGTCTATTTTCCGGAGGGCGGCAGTGAGACCCAATGGCCCTTTGCTGCGGACGACGACAGCACCTTTGATGCCTTCATCGCAGGATATGGCCCTATGCCCGCCGACCTTGCGGCCTCCCAGACCATGGATGCCGATCGCTTGGCTCAACTGCTGGATCGAATCGGCAAGGCAATCATCGTCACCCATTCGGCTTCCGGCCCAGATGGCTGGTTATTGGCAGATCGCAGGCCTGGGCTGATTGCAGCCATTGTCGCTGTTGAGCCGATGGGGCCAGTCTTCGGCGATACGCCCGGCATCGGCGCTCTTGACTGGGGGCTGACAGCTGCTTCGATCACGTTCGATCCTCCACGCGCCTCGGCGCAGGAAGTGCAAGCAGCCGACCCCTCGACGCTGCAGATACCCGCACTCAAAGGAATACCTGTCGCGCTGCTGACGGGCGAGACGTCGAAATTCGCCACATTCGCCACCACCATTGTGCCGTTCCTGCGAACCGCCGGAGCCTGTGTCGACCACTTGGATCTGCCTGCTTTCGGGATTCACGGTAATGGCCACGGTTTGATCTACGAACGCAATTCGGATGAGGCGCTCGGGGTGGTTTTGCGCTGGTTGAGCCATTCACTCCAGCGGGTCAATCAAGCGCAGCCAGATTCAGTCGAATAG